A single window of Ctenopharyngodon idella isolate HZGC_01 chromosome 24, HZGC01, whole genome shotgun sequence DNA harbors:
- the zgc:113516 gene encoding ethanolamine kinase 1 isoform X2 has product MEINSSPNDGCYKRLHLDVCIDERSPRHGVSELIKKLRPEWKPEDIQIKAFTEGITNQLMGCYVGSLTEGPVLLVRVYGQMTELFLDRDKEMEMFQVLHKHGCGPELYCSFTNGICYEFVRGVVLDDTLLRQPSVYRLIATEMGKIHSIKSGEVGNSSTVTPVLWSRLSQFLNLVQRSDAAKQQRSSAHVEAPSLKIIIKEMEELKTHLTHINSPVVLCHNDLLTKNVIYNQEEGTVKFIDYEYADFNYQAYDIGNHFNEFAGINNVDSSLYPSRELQFDWLTAYLESFKSCSGVDSAVTKKEVLELYVQVCKFSLVAHLFWCLWALLQAKHSTIDFDFKRNTKKPFINFLN; this is encoded by the exons atGGAAATTAATAGTAGTCCAAATGATGGGTGTTACAAGAGATTACATTTAGACGTCTGCATTGATGAGCGCAGCCCTCGACACGGGGTATCAGAACTGATCAAGAAACTGCGGCCAGAGTGGAAACCAGAAGACATTCAGATCAAG GCTTTCACTGAGGGCATCACCAACCAGTTAATGGGCTGCTATGTGGGCTCTCTGACAGAAGGTCCTGTTTTACTTGTGAGGGTTTATGGGCAGATGACGGAGCTGTTTTTGGACCGAGATAAAGAAATGGAGATGTTCCAGGTGCTGCACAAACACGGCTGTGGCCCAGAACTCTACTGCAGCTTCACCAACGGCATCTGCTATGAGTTTGTCAGAGGAGTCGTGCTGGACGACACACTGCTGAGACAGCCGTCTGTTTACAG ATTGATTGCAACAGAAATGGGAAAAATCCATTCCATAAAGTCAGGAGAAGTTGGAAACAGTTCAACCGTGACACCAGTTTTGTGGTCTAGATTGTCCCAGTTCCTGAACCTGGTCCAGAGATCTGATGCTGCTAAACAGCAACG GTCCAGTGCCCATGTGGAGGCACCTAGCCTAAAAATCATCATCAAAGAGATGGAGGAACTGAAGACTCATCTTACCCACATCAACTCCCCAGTAGTACTGTGTCATAACGACCTCCTGACTAAAAATGTCATCTATAACCAAGAAGAAG GCACAGTAAAATTCATTGACTatgaatatgctgattttaattACCAAGCTTATGATATTGGAAACCACTTTAATGAATTTGCAG GTATCAATAACGTCGACTCCAGCCTGTACCCTAGTCGTGAGCTTCAGTTTGATTGGCTCACTGCTTATCTGGAGAGTTTCAAGAGCTGCAGTGGTGTGGATTCAGCTGTGACCAAGAAAGAGGTCCTGGAACTTTATGTGCAAGTCTGCAAGTTCTCCTTG GTGGCTCATCTGTTCTGGTGTCTATGGGCTCTGCTGCAGGCAAAACATTCCACTATTGACTTTGACTTCAAGAG GAACACAAAGAAACCgttcattaattttttaaattag
- the zgc:113516 gene encoding ethanolamine kinase 1 isoform X1 — protein sequence MEINSSPNDGCYKRLHLDVCIDERSPRHGVSELIKKLRPEWKPEDIQIKAFTEGITNQLMGCYVGSLTEGPVLLVRVYGQMTELFLDRDKEMEMFQVLHKHGCGPELYCSFTNGICYEFVRGVVLDDTLLRQPSVYRLIATEMGKIHSIKSGEVGNSSTVTPVLWSRLSQFLNLVQRSDAAKQQRSSAHVEAPSLKIIIKEMEELKTHLTHINSPVVLCHNDLLTKNVIYNQEEGTVKFIDYEYADFNYQAYDIGNHFNEFAGINNVDSSLYPSRELQFDWLTAYLESFKSCSGVDSAVTKKEVLELYVQVCKFSLVAHLFWCLWALLQAKHSTIDFDFKRYSMARFNYYFEKKQEFIGMRLL from the exons atGGAAATTAATAGTAGTCCAAATGATGGGTGTTACAAGAGATTACATTTAGACGTCTGCATTGATGAGCGCAGCCCTCGACACGGGGTATCAGAACTGATCAAGAAACTGCGGCCAGAGTGGAAACCAGAAGACATTCAGATCAAG GCTTTCACTGAGGGCATCACCAACCAGTTAATGGGCTGCTATGTGGGCTCTCTGACAGAAGGTCCTGTTTTACTTGTGAGGGTTTATGGGCAGATGACGGAGCTGTTTTTGGACCGAGATAAAGAAATGGAGATGTTCCAGGTGCTGCACAAACACGGCTGTGGCCCAGAACTCTACTGCAGCTTCACCAACGGCATCTGCTATGAGTTTGTCAGAGGAGTCGTGCTGGACGACACACTGCTGAGACAGCCGTCTGTTTACAG ATTGATTGCAACAGAAATGGGAAAAATCCATTCCATAAAGTCAGGAGAAGTTGGAAACAGTTCAACCGTGACACCAGTTTTGTGGTCTAGATTGTCCCAGTTCCTGAACCTGGTCCAGAGATCTGATGCTGCTAAACAGCAACG GTCCAGTGCCCATGTGGAGGCACCTAGCCTAAAAATCATCATCAAAGAGATGGAGGAACTGAAGACTCATCTTACCCACATCAACTCCCCAGTAGTACTGTGTCATAACGACCTCCTGACTAAAAATGTCATCTATAACCAAGAAGAAG GCACAGTAAAATTCATTGACTatgaatatgctgattttaattACCAAGCTTATGATATTGGAAACCACTTTAATGAATTTGCAG GTATCAATAACGTCGACTCCAGCCTGTACCCTAGTCGTGAGCTTCAGTTTGATTGGCTCACTGCTTATCTGGAGAGTTTCAAGAGCTGCAGTGGTGTGGATTCAGCTGTGACCAAGAAAGAGGTCCTGGAACTTTATGTGCAAGTCTGCAAGTTCTCCTTG GTGGCTCATCTGTTCTGGTGTCTATGGGCTCTGCTGCAGGCAAAACATTCCACTATTGACTTTGACTTCAAGAG GTATTCCATGGCTCGATTCAACTACTACTTTGAGAAAAAGCAAGAGTTCATTGGAATGAGACTTCTATAA